The Papaver somniferum cultivar HN1 chromosome 6, ASM357369v1, whole genome shotgun sequence genome segment CCAATCCTGCACCCTTCTTTGCCATGGAGTCAGCAGAGAAATTTACTTCTCTCAAGCTATGTACAAGTTGGATATTATTCAATAGTTCCTTTATTCTCTTCCATCTTACCTGCATGAACCAAGGCAGTCTTCCTGACATGTATGCACTCACTGCTGCTTTAGAATCAGAGTTAGTacatatatcaagcttgttgttctGTATATCCCATTCAGATGCGCCTGTAATAGCCACTAATTCTGCAATGTAATTAGTTTCAATTCCCAGGCCAGTAGCTTCAGCATATATACAACCTCCCATTTCATCTCTGCAAACAAAACCATATCCTACTGCACCTGGATTTCCCCTAGATGACCCATCACAACATATGGGTATCTGATTTCTTGCAGGTAAGAAGAAACTCACTTCAATAATTATTTGAGGCTTTGTTGGTTGATGTTTAAGATCAAAATTCTTAAAGACCATGTAATCATAGCTACACTTCCACATaaagcttttttcttttttgctgtaTTGTTAGTTTTTCcatgagttgttcaaaacaaaattccatgtgCATGCATGTGTAGGTTTTATGGGAATTTATTTTAGCAAACAATCGTTAGTCCGTATGTCGGTTTAGGGATCGAACAATAATCCGTAGTATGATAAAAATACGTATATGTTTTGAAAATAGACCTGGTCCGGtggtaaaattttgtttatgaactttcatgaaaaccaaaattttattttcaaagtttGAATATTTTTTGGGAACGCATGCTCGTTCGCTAGATAAAGTGGTACACAATCCCTAGCATTAGAGAtatttttgaaatagacctgtgtctaataataaaattttgtttgtaaactttcatggaaacaaaatttattttggaaCATGTGTATCTATGCAAGGTGGAAAAGACACATTCGACGAACAAACGCTCGATTGAgcaaaataatttatttatttttacataTATACGTGAGTTTAGTCACgtaatttatatttttattaatttccgTGAGTTATcagctcaagaaaaaaaaaattaaacaaaaatacgtgagttgttcacgttttttttttttttgcaaaacttAAAATTTATGTATGATCGAGTTTTGATTTCCAGCAACTGTTAGACGTAAACAATTTTTGGTAAAAtgttgtttgtatggattttgtgatttaATAATGTATGCACAAAAACCAATAATGTTCTCCCAGTAGGAGTTGTTTACGTGATGTAAGTTGTGTGAATCGTTCATATGAGTTTTATGAATTtatcatggttttgtgaaaatcatgttaTGATTTCAAATAATGAATTTTTATTCGTCTCTGCAGGTTTCAAGAGACGAACAAATTCTAAGGATTTTGCGttgtaatcactacaactagtgaaactATAAACAAGTAAGAGTTAaagtgttaccatttttgtagatgtgcaTTTTCATTCCATGATCCGTTGTGTTGTTGAATAATGTGCTGAAATAAAATATGGCATGCTCAGCAACTTTTGCAAAGATGATCGATTCTCATGATGGCACCTCCAAAGACAATACTCCTAGGGATGATGCTTCCAGGGATGATGCTTCCATAGACACAACTTCAGACAATGGTGCTTCTGTAGATGAGACTTCTATTGAcgaacaagaagaagatgaaagagttGGACCAAAGAACATTCCAAACGCTACTGATGAGTTTTTCGTGATCTAATATATGCCTAAGAAACGTCCCTCAGGTACAGCGTTTCGTCTTCTTATAGATCCCATGGACATTACTCAGAGAAAATTGGTGTCTCCTCGAGCAATTATTCGGTTCTGTATTGACGAGAGACATTATGTCGGCTCACATATAGACTTCAAGATTTCTCAGAAACCTTTGACAGACTTTTatggatgggcgaggcatatgctGGGACATAGTCATGTTGGACCGTGCGCAGGTGACACGAGATATCCAAGCAGCTGAAGAATTGCGTGTTTACCATGATATGAGAGGTATAGTAGCTCTGCTcgctcgttggtgtgttcctactcatactttcatatgtaaATGGGGAAAATTCACCATTACTCTAGAGGATGTGGTTGCTTTAATGAATCTTCCAGTCACGGGTAATTTCCCAGCAACACTTTCGACAAACGAGAAGGCGACATCTGAGATATTGACAGCTAAGATGCATGGCATTAACAAATCATCCAGCAAAACTTGTTATGCCCCGTGGTTGAAGGAGTGGTAGCCGAGAGATAGAACTCCTGAAATACCCGTGGATGGTATGTTAagaattgctgctttcttgtgtctgtgtttatccagagatgtgtttgaagatagTGGAAATTTGCTGAAACCATTCGTGATCCCTTTTGCCATCAAGATGGCTCAGGGTGAGAAATTTCCCGTTGGTAGTCTGTTTCTGGGTTCCCTATTCTCCAACTTAGATTCCTTGGTTGTGGATTCCAGCATTGccaatggttttatgaaaattgagACACATATGCCAACACAATATTTCTCCAAGCTTTGTTGTGGGAGCGTTTTGAAAAATACGCCCTGATTTCACGTAGCAtcttgcaaggaccgaatgctgaCATCCGTTATGTTCTTTCTGAGAGGGATAATGCTAAAATTGTGCGCTGGTCTACCGAAAAGCCTCGGAAAAATATACGGCtcaccagtgtcttggaagaAGATTCTGAGTTTAACTTTCATCCCTGGGTGTCTATTTCTTTGTTCATCTCACATCTGATCACCTTTAACAATAATGAAGTGAATATCATTCTGGAGTCTGGTGCAAACCTGAGtaatggtgagagatccttcatactgagttgtaccccTGGTTACTTAGTATCAATAATGCACGGGGAATATCTGGTGaaagaatataacattgatagagcagcttgACAGATGGGTCTTGATCAGTGTGTCCCGGATGTTCGAAAACAAAAACCATCAGTCGATCAACTCAAAGCTTCTTTGGACTGTACACATCTGAATGGGCGTGAATATATGTACCCTTGTCCTACCTGGGTCTTCTATCCGACTCCGGGATATGTGGACTTCTGGAGGCTGCAACTTGATCTTTTGTTTGATTTCATAATGGCTCCTCAAACTCCGGCACAAGAACCTCCTGCTGATGAGATAGTTTCTGAGCAACCAAGGTTGAAGCATCTTTCcagtggtgataaacgaaaagcaCTTCCAGGATGTTCACAGGTAAGAATTCTTCTTGTAATTCTTATGGTGGTATATTGATCGTCTCTTGACTACTCTATTAATTTTACCACAGGATGCCCGTGTGGTGAGAGCCCGAGTTGATACAAACTTTACTGAAATTGAAGAGAGTTTCCGAGGCGGGGAACCCCGAAGCAAGCCTTACGGGATGGTGTCGAATAGTGTGCAGTCCCCAAAAGCTTCTATGGTGAGTTGTTAGGACTTTTTCCGTAAAGCCTTTTCTTTATCCGTGTGATTAGGATCACAACAAACATTTGTTAAATTTCAGAATTTTCTCCATCAattattgatggtcttcaatttGTTCATGGGAGAACAATCCAGGGATCCAGCGCAGATGAGGAAGTTGATGTAAGTATCCCCTTTTCATGCAGACGATCATGGCATTTCCTtgaataaattaataataatttttgttaatGCTTGCAGGAGGAAATTATTATGGATAAGCAACATGTTGAAGAAGCACATTTTTCTTTGGGGAATGGAGAGACGGAGAATCCTCAAAATCTACAACCGAATGGAGGTAGTAATGTCGTTAATGGTGATTTCAACATTGTGGAGCCTCCAAATGACTTAGAGACTCCCCACGTAAGTAttcctcctgtaatttcttcatagaagtatgaaatttttgacttttgaatgaatgaatgagaatccatgcgaGTATATGAGAAATTTCGCCGAAATATGTCACcaaaaaatttcagacttcaatcTTTCAGTAACAATGTTGTAGATTCTTCGCCCGATGTCGGATTTTCCCCGTCTACACATGTTTTGTCATGCccgggaaatttccaagctttagtgaagaagctttttgagttttgagcaagtttagggcctgaaataggcgaaacagt includes the following:
- the LOC113291811 gene encoding uncharacterized protein LOC113291811 produces the protein MVFKNFDLKHQPTKPQIIIEVSFFLPARNQIPICCDGSSRGNPGAVGYGFVCRDEMGGCIYAEATGLGIETNYIAELVAITGASEWDIQNNKLDICTNSDSKAAVSAYMSGRLPWFMQVRWKRIKELLNNIQLVHSLREVNFSADSMAKKGAGLVRGGKLIFNSKPSFIPDLESPEKIYYRFC